CAGGAGCGCTTCCCGTTATGCCCTACAAGAGGCCGATGACCAAAGATGGTTACTTTAAAAAACGCGAATACGTCTATGACGAATATTATGATTGTTACATATGCCCCAACAACCAAATATTAGAATACAGCACCACCAACCGGGCGGGATACCGGGAATATAGGAGCAACCCCCAAATATGCTGTAAATGTCCCATGCGCCTACAGTGCACCAAAAGTAAAAATTACACAAAAATCATAACTCGGCATATATGGGAGCATTACATAGAAATAGCGGAAGATATAAGACACACCCAATGGGGTAAAGAACTATACAAAATGCGCGGCCAGACCATCGAGCGGGTATTTGCCGATGCGAAGGAAAAGCATGGCATGCGCTATACAAATCTACGAGGCTTGAGGAAAGTTGGACATTACCTCACGCTTCTTTTCGCATGCATGAATTTAAAAAAGCTGGCTTTATGGAAGAAAAGACGGGGAACGTTTCCGCCAACAGTCCCCGCTTTACATTCGTTTTTCTTAAAAATTTTCTTCGCCTTCAACAAAAAGCCGCTTTTAGGTTATGCATCCTAAAAGCGGCTTTGTCTACAAGCTGAAGCTGCGTTCAAGCAGCTTTTTTATTTTCTAAGAGGCCTCGTCCTTGAGCATATTCGCCAGCATGCTGGCTGTCAGATTCTGGAATTCAGGTGCTTGCATGAGGCTCAGGAACATCGGAAACCACGCACTCCCCATAGCGGCTATCTGGGACAAATCGCTAGCTTTCTCTGATTCTCCGTTGATTTTTTCCCGGGCTTTTTCCACGATCTGAGATATACTTCCTATGGCCGACTTGGTAAAATCGAGAGAACCAGATATCTTCAGGAGTGTGCTTTTAAATTCTCCGCTCTTGATGGACCGGCGCAGTGTATTTTTTAACGTAGAAGCGCCGCTGGAAACACTTCTTTCTTCAAAAGCCTCATCGCCGAGTTCCTTCCTTATTAGACCCTTAAGGGTTTCTATTTCTTCCAAAACCTTCTTTAGCTCTTCCCTGGTCATAAAAACCCTCCTTCCGGGTGTTTCATCCCATATAATATGCACAATCACCAAAGATTGCCCCCGGGAATAATGTAATATTAGAAATTTAAAGGGGGTGTTGTAAGTGGTTCCGTATATTTTGCTGTACTACAGCCTGCTTCTGGGAGTCGCAGGAGCCGTACAAAAAAAGAAAAGCCGGAAAAGATACAAGATCGTTGGCTTTAAACCCGGCGTACAAGTTATGGAAACCAGTAATATTCTCGAAAGTTACGGAATAAAGATAAAAAAGCAGCTACCGCTGATAGATGCCTGTTTGTGCGAAGTAAGTCCTTCTGCCGTGAGCCTTCAAAAATTAAGCGAAGACCCCATGATAGATTTCATAGAAGATGATTATGTAGCGACCATTCAGGGTGTACCCACAGGATTAGTTCTCGGAAGAAGCAAGGGGCAGGAGATACCCTGGGGCGTGAAAAAAGTAGCAGCCCAGTCGGCATGGAGTACCTGCAGAGGAGAAAGCGTGAGGGTAGGCATAATAGATACCGGTATAGACCTTTACCACCCGGACTTGAAGGACAACATTAAGGATGCATGCGGTATACTTGACTGCAAAAATATTCTCGACGACAACGGGCACGGCACCCATGTGGCGGGGACCATAGCCGCGCTGGATAACGATATAGGCGTCGTGGGCGTTGCGCCCAAGGTGGAAATCTATGCGGTAAAGGCCTTCGACAGGTACGGCCGCGGCAATATTTCAAATATCGTTGAAGCTCTGAACTGGTGCCTTGAGAA
The DNA window shown above is from Thermosediminibacter oceani DSM 16646 and carries:
- a CDS encoding S8 family peptidase, whose product is MVPYILLYYSLLLGVAGAVQKKKSRKRYKIVGFKPGVQVMETSNILESYGIKIKKQLPLIDACLCEVSPSAVSLQKLSEDPMIDFIEDDYVATIQGVPTGLVLGRSKGQEIPWGVKKVAAQSAWSTCRGESVRVGIIDTGIDLYHPDLKDNIKDACGILDCKNILDDNGHGTHVAGTIAALDNDIGVVGVAPKVEIYAVKAFDRYGRGNISNIVEALNWCLEKKVHVVNMSFGVKNRSFALRRAIEKLYKNNIVLVAAAGNTGKEDSVLYPAKYPEVIGVAALNMHDRPASFSSSGPEVDIIAPGVDIPSTYKNGGYKLMSGTSMATPHVTGAAALLLSLTRMSPQEVKSFLMDTARDLGLPKEKQGAGLLDVSSAVSNIKKLGRL